DNA sequence from the Pseudorca crassidens isolate mPseCra1 chromosome 6, mPseCra1.hap1, whole genome shotgun sequence genome:
tcGTGGACATTGACCCAGCGGGGACGGGCGGGAAGTAGGGACCGGGGCGAGAAGAAAGGAGACGGGGAGGGCACAGGGGAGAATGGGGTGCACAGAGAGCTAAAGAAGAGTGAGGTTTCCGAGAAGCCCACGGGGCTTCAGGCGGGTATGCAAATAGCGGGCAGAGTGCAATTTGGGTAGCGGGGTCTCGGAGCTCTGGGAACGCAACCTCGGGAGCTATGGGATAACTGCGACCACGGCGCACCGGGAAACGGGATGCTATCGTGCGCTCCCTGCCGGGGCGAGCTCGGGCGCTGGcgagtggggagaagggaggctgGGTTCCCAGGCGGTTCGGGGCTCAGGGTGGGAACGGGTGTCCGCGGGGATCtgcgggggtggaggtgggagtagGGGTGTCACTGACCTGCCCGTTCTTGCAGAGGTCCGCCCACATGCTAGTGCCGTCGCCGCCGCGCATGAGGATGTGGTAGGTGAAGAAGTAGATGCCCCGCACCTGGCAGCTGAACTTGCCAGTAGTGGGGTCGTAGTGATTGCCGAGATTGGTGACCACGTCGTCGAATCTGAGCACCTCGTAGCCCTCATGGGGACTCTTCAGACCCACATAGAAGGCGATCTTGGGACCGCTGAAGGCGGCGTTCAGCGCGCCGGTCACTTCGCCCTCAGAGTCGCCGCCGCCCCCGGTTCCGCCACCCACCACCCCGACACCGCCTGCCGCGCCCGCCGTCAGCTGCAGCCCAGGCAGCCCGGGCCGCCCCGAGTCGCCCTTCTCCCCCGGGGGACCCCTGGGTCCAGGTGGGCCCGGCTCTCCCGGGGGTCCCCGCGGCCCCGGCTTGCCGGGTCGCCCCGGGTCGCCCTTGGGTCCCTGGATGAAAGGGGGCGGAGGGTTGACGCTCAGGTCCTGCATGACTTCCAGGGCGGTAGTGCTGGGTCCGGGCGGTGGAGCCTTGGCGCCCGCGGGGCCCCCGCCGGGTGCCGCGCTGTACGGGTCGCAGATCATGCGGCAGGTGCCCATCATCTCGTAGTGCGCCGCCCCGGGGGGCGCCGCCTGCAGCAGCAACGGCACGGCGATAAGCAGCCCCAGAGCCATGGCCAGGAGCACGCCGACGGCCGCCAGGCAGgcgcgccgccgccgctgccacaGCCGGGAGGCGACCGCCACCAGCTCCTCCTTGCCGCCCGGGGAGGGAATGGTCGGGCGGCTCAGGCGGCCCCGCTCCCCGCGCTCGGGGGCGGACTCCGCGGGTCCCGGCCGCGCCCCCGACGTGGCGACCCCCTGCTCCGGGCGCCCAACTACTTCAGCAAGAGGCGCCCTGGCCCAGGCGCGGGTGGCTGCTCAGGAGAACCGCGGAGCCCGGAGCGCATGGCCGGGGTCTCCCAGGACGAGCCCGGCGCCCCACGGGTCCCGGCCGCTGCGGCCGGGGAGAGCCGGGTGCGAAGGCGGCGTCCCGCGAGGGCTCGGCCGCGCTGCCTCCTGCCCGGCTCGCCTGGCCTAGGCGGGGATCCGTGCGCAGAGAGGGCGCCGGGGCTCCGCGGCgcgctctgctctgctctgctctccagCTGCTCGCTGGCTCTCGCGCGGAGGGGGGACCCGGCTACCCTGACGTAAGGAGTCCGGGGCTGAGCTGCGGAGGCGGCGAGGAAGCAGCGCGCGCTGCCATCACTTGGGAGACGGCGCCCTCGTGTCATCAGCCTTCGGTGCTCCTCCTCTCCGGCGGCTCCCTCGGCAGAGACGGCGAGGGTGCGGTTCCTCCTGGCGGCGCCTGGGAGCCACAAGTGGGCGCAGCGGGCGCAGCCTGGGCCCAGCTCCTCGGGCACACCCACTGGCGGCCACACTCACGCACCTTCACCCACGGCACACTCACCGGCGCCCACAGGCACCTCTACGTGGCCACGAAGGCACCCGGAATCCCGACGCCAGCAAGGTCCTTCGGGGGTCACCTAATCCACCCCCTGCCTGCAAGCAGGAGTAGACTTAAACCCCCTCAGTCCCATAAGCCCCAGGAGAGAACTTTCTGAAAACCCTTCTGAGTTACCTCTTCAGAATGGAATAAATCTCGCTTCTGGAAGGTCTTTCACATACCTAGCCTGAGGACTCCAAGCTATCAAATAGGCTTCAGAAGAGCAGCCCACCAACTCTTTGAATGACTCTTTGAAAAGCCCAAAGCCCCGAAAACAAGAGTCTACTAGCCTTAGCCCCTTTCTTCTACCCAAGGAAGGTCTGGCCCTTGCAAAGTTCATT
Encoded proteins:
- the C1QL2 gene encoding complement C1q-like protein 2, whose protein sequence is MALGLLIAVPLLLQAAPPGAAHYEMMGTCRMICDPYSAAPGGGPAGAKAPPPGPSTTALEVMQDLSVNPPPPFIQGPKGDPGRPGKPGPRGPPGEPGPPGPRGPPGEKGDSGRPGLPGLQLTAGAAGGVGVVGGGTGGGGDSEGEVTGALNAAFSGPKIAFYVGLKSPHEGYEVLRFDDVVTNLGNHYDPTTGKFSCQVRGIYFFTYHILMRGGDGTSMWADLCKNGQVRASAIAQDADQNYDYASNSVVLHLDSGDEVYVKLDGGKAHGGNNNKYSTFSGFLLYPD